The proteins below come from a single Diceros bicornis minor isolate mBicDic1 chromosome 3, mDicBic1.mat.cur, whole genome shotgun sequence genomic window:
- the ADCK2 gene encoding uncharacterized aarF domain-containing protein kinase 2 isoform X1: MVTPWRLFVRVCLSHLRGFELRKELGLLRPSGYSRSARLCWLVLGTLPKLISAYGDIGEGAPESLFQQRASWSELAENGPLERASQEWRLGGLLLHLRIWLRAGALLVKFFPLLLLYPLTYLAPSVSSLWLHLLLKATETSGPTYIKLGQWASTRRDLFSEAFCAQFSKLHVRVNPHPWTHTEHFLRQAFGEDWGRVLCFEKQEPVGSGCVAQVYKARANPAFLENNSIQRLAKASSLQPSSEAGELSGLRELFGHLGKGWRPQGSLADQSFLERLLLPKADPFESKAVVSQALMPARGPEPDHLIPVAVKVLHPGLLSQVQMDLLLMKMGSRVLALLPGIKWLSLPEIVEEFEKLMVQQIDLRYEARNLEHFQCNFLNVNSVKFPTPLRPFVTRDVLVETYEESVPVSSYQQAGIPGDLKRKIARLGINMLLKMIFVDNFVHADLHPGNILVQGADSLSKSQEAGLQQADVCDTLVVAVTPARCPLRLVLLDAGIVAELQAADLRNFRAVFMAVALGQGQRVAELILHHARASECRDVEGFKAEMATLVTQARKNTITLEKLQVSSLLSNVFKLLMTHKLTLMMLGINVKLESNFASIVFAIMVLEGLGRSLDPKLDILEAAKPFLLKGPAPSP, from the exons ATGGTGACCCCCTGGCGCTTGTTTGTCAGGGTCTGCTTGTCACACCTAAGGGGTTTTGAGCTCAGAAAGGAACTCGGCCTTCTAAGACCCTCTGGGTACTCTCGCAGTGCCAGACTCTGTTGGCTTGTGCTGGGCACTTTGCCCAAACTCATCTCAGCCTATGGGGACATTGGTGAGGGGGCTCCTGAGAGCTTGTTTCAGCAAAGGGCGAGTTGGAGTGAACTGGCTGAAAATGGGCCACTAGAGAGGGCCTCCCAGGAGTGGCGGCTGGGAGGCCTCCTCCTGCACCTCCGCATCTGGCTCCGGGCTGGGGCTCTCCTGGTGAAATTCTTCCCCCTCCTTCTGCTCTACCCTCTCACCTATCTGGCTCCCAGTGTCTCCAGCCTCTGGCTTCACCTGCTTCTGAAAGCCACTGAGACCTCAGGCCCAACGTACATCAAACTGGGCCAGTGGGCCAGCACCCGGAGAGATCTCTTCTCAGAGGCTTTCTGTGCCCAGTTCTCCAAGCTGCATGTCCGGGTGAACCCCCACCCTTGGACTCACACTGAACACTTCTTGCGGCAGGCATTTGGGGAGGACTGGGGGAGGGTCCTTTGCTTTGAGAAGCAGGAACCTGTGGGTTCAGGCTGTGTGGCCCAAGTATACAAAGCACGTGCCAATCCTGCCTTTCTGGAGAATAACAGCATCCAGAGACTTGCCAAGGCCTCCAGCCTGCAGCCTTCTTCAGAAGCTGGGGAACTCAGTGGGCTGAGAGAGCTCTTTGGACACCTGGGGAAGGGGTGGAGGCCTCAAGGAAGTCTTGCTGACCAGTCATTTCTTGAAAGGCTGCTCCTCCCTAAAGCCGACCCGTTTGAATCGAAGGCAGTTGTGTCTCAGGCTTTGATGCCTGCCCGTGGACCTGAGCCAGATCACCTCATCCCTGTGGCAGTGAAA GTGCTGCACCCTGGCTTGCTCTCTCAGGTGCAGATGGACCTGCTGCTGATGAAGATGGGCAGCCGAGTCCTTGCACTTTTGCCAGGAATCAAGTGGCTTAGCTTGCCTGAGATTGTGGAGGAATTTGAGAAGCTCATGGTCCAACAG ATCGACCTGCGTTATGAAGCTCGGAATCTAGAACATTTCCAGTGCAACTTCCTGAATGTGAATTCTGTCAAATTCCCTACCCCTCTGCGTCCCTTTGTCACCAGGGATGTCTTGGTGGAAACATATGAA GAGAGCGTGCCGGTGTCCAGTTACCAGCAGGCAGGGATTCCCGGTGACTTGAAAAGGAAGATCGCACGCCTGGGGATCAACATGCTCCTGAAGATG ATATTTGTGGACAACTTCGTCCATGCGGACCTTCACCCTGGGAACATCCTGGTCCAGGGCGCCGACAGTCTTTCCAAGAGCCAAGAGGCAGGGCTGCAGCAGGCAGACGTCTGCGACACGCTGGTGGTGGCCGTGACGCCTGCCCGGTGCCCACTGCGTCTGGTGCTGCTGGATGCCGGCATCGTGGCCGAGCTGCAGGCCGCCGACCTGAGGAACTTCCGGGCAGTTTTCATGGCCGTGGCGTTGGGGCAG GGCCAAAGAGTGGCCGAGCTCATCCTGCATCACGCCCGGGCCAGCGAGTGCAGGGACGTGGAGGGCTTCAAGGCCGAGATGGCCACGCTGGTGACCCAGGCCAGGAAGAACACCATCACCCTGGAAAAG CTTCAAGTTTCCAGCCTTCTCTCGAATGTCTTTAAGTTACTGATGACTCACAAG CTCACATTAATGATGCTTGGTATTAAT GTAAAGCTTGAGAGCAACTTTGCTTCAATTGTGTTTGCCATCATGGTGTTGGAGGGGCTTGGCCGCTCACTGGACCCCAAACTGGACATCCTGGAGGCAGCAAAGCCCTTCCTTCTGAAAGGACCAGCGCCCTCCCCCTGA
- the ADCK2 gene encoding uncharacterized aarF domain-containing protein kinase 2 isoform X2 codes for MVTPWRLFVRVCLSHLRGFELRKELGLLRPSGYSRSARLCWLVLGTLPKLISAYGDIGEGAPESLFQQRASWSELAENGPLERASQEWRLGGLLLHLRIWLRAGALLVKFFPLLLLYPLTYLAPSVSSLWLHLLLKATETSGPTYIKLGQWASTRRDLFSEAFCAQFSKLHVRVNPHPWTHTEHFLRQAFGEDWGRVLCFEKQEPVGSGCVAQVYKARANPAFLENNSIQRLAKASSLQPSSEAGELSGLRELFGHLGKGWRPQGSLADQSFLERLLLPKADPFESKAVVSQALMPARGPEPDHLIPVAVKVLHPGLLSQVQMDLLLMKMGSRVLALLPGIKWLSLPEIVEEFEKLMVQQIDLRYEARNLEHFQCNFLNVNSVKFPTPLRPFVTRDVLVETYEESVPVSSYQQAGIPGDLKRKIARLGINMLLKMIFVDNFVHADLHPGNILVQGADSLSKSQEAGLQQADVCDTLVVAVTPARCPLRLVLLDAGIVAELQAADLRNFRAVFMAVALGQGQRVAELILHHARASECRDVEGFKAEMATLVTQARKNTITLEKLQVSSLLSNVFKLLMTHKVKLESNFASIVFAIMVLEGLGRSLDPKLDILEAAKPFLLKGPAPSP; via the exons ATGGTGACCCCCTGGCGCTTGTTTGTCAGGGTCTGCTTGTCACACCTAAGGGGTTTTGAGCTCAGAAAGGAACTCGGCCTTCTAAGACCCTCTGGGTACTCTCGCAGTGCCAGACTCTGTTGGCTTGTGCTGGGCACTTTGCCCAAACTCATCTCAGCCTATGGGGACATTGGTGAGGGGGCTCCTGAGAGCTTGTTTCAGCAAAGGGCGAGTTGGAGTGAACTGGCTGAAAATGGGCCACTAGAGAGGGCCTCCCAGGAGTGGCGGCTGGGAGGCCTCCTCCTGCACCTCCGCATCTGGCTCCGGGCTGGGGCTCTCCTGGTGAAATTCTTCCCCCTCCTTCTGCTCTACCCTCTCACCTATCTGGCTCCCAGTGTCTCCAGCCTCTGGCTTCACCTGCTTCTGAAAGCCACTGAGACCTCAGGCCCAACGTACATCAAACTGGGCCAGTGGGCCAGCACCCGGAGAGATCTCTTCTCAGAGGCTTTCTGTGCCCAGTTCTCCAAGCTGCATGTCCGGGTGAACCCCCACCCTTGGACTCACACTGAACACTTCTTGCGGCAGGCATTTGGGGAGGACTGGGGGAGGGTCCTTTGCTTTGAGAAGCAGGAACCTGTGGGTTCAGGCTGTGTGGCCCAAGTATACAAAGCACGTGCCAATCCTGCCTTTCTGGAGAATAACAGCATCCAGAGACTTGCCAAGGCCTCCAGCCTGCAGCCTTCTTCAGAAGCTGGGGAACTCAGTGGGCTGAGAGAGCTCTTTGGACACCTGGGGAAGGGGTGGAGGCCTCAAGGAAGTCTTGCTGACCAGTCATTTCTTGAAAGGCTGCTCCTCCCTAAAGCCGACCCGTTTGAATCGAAGGCAGTTGTGTCTCAGGCTTTGATGCCTGCCCGTGGACCTGAGCCAGATCACCTCATCCCTGTGGCAGTGAAA GTGCTGCACCCTGGCTTGCTCTCTCAGGTGCAGATGGACCTGCTGCTGATGAAGATGGGCAGCCGAGTCCTTGCACTTTTGCCAGGAATCAAGTGGCTTAGCTTGCCTGAGATTGTGGAGGAATTTGAGAAGCTCATGGTCCAACAG ATCGACCTGCGTTATGAAGCTCGGAATCTAGAACATTTCCAGTGCAACTTCCTGAATGTGAATTCTGTCAAATTCCCTACCCCTCTGCGTCCCTTTGTCACCAGGGATGTCTTGGTGGAAACATATGAA GAGAGCGTGCCGGTGTCCAGTTACCAGCAGGCAGGGATTCCCGGTGACTTGAAAAGGAAGATCGCACGCCTGGGGATCAACATGCTCCTGAAGATG ATATTTGTGGACAACTTCGTCCATGCGGACCTTCACCCTGGGAACATCCTGGTCCAGGGCGCCGACAGTCTTTCCAAGAGCCAAGAGGCAGGGCTGCAGCAGGCAGACGTCTGCGACACGCTGGTGGTGGCCGTGACGCCTGCCCGGTGCCCACTGCGTCTGGTGCTGCTGGATGCCGGCATCGTGGCCGAGCTGCAGGCCGCCGACCTGAGGAACTTCCGGGCAGTTTTCATGGCCGTGGCGTTGGGGCAG GGCCAAAGAGTGGCCGAGCTCATCCTGCATCACGCCCGGGCCAGCGAGTGCAGGGACGTGGAGGGCTTCAAGGCCGAGATGGCCACGCTGGTGACCCAGGCCAGGAAGAACACCATCACCCTGGAAAAG CTTCAAGTTTCCAGCCTTCTCTCGAATGTCTTTAAGTTACTGATGACTCACAAG GTAAAGCTTGAGAGCAACTTTGCTTCAATTGTGTTTGCCATCATGGTGTTGGAGGGGCTTGGCCGCTCACTGGACCCCAAACTGGACATCCTGGAGGCAGCAAAGCCCTTCCTTCTGAAAGGACCAGCGCCCTCCCCCTGA
- the ADCK2 gene encoding uncharacterized aarF domain-containing protein kinase 2 isoform X3 — MVTPWRLFVRVCLSHLRGFELRKELGLLRPSGYSRSARLCWLVLGTLPKLISAYGDIGEGAPESLFQQRASWSELAENGPLERASQEWRLGGLLLHLRIWLRAGALLVKFFPLLLLYPLTYLAPSVSSLWLHLLLKATETSGPTYIKLGQWASTRRDLFSEAFCAQFSKLHVRVNPHPWTHTEHFLRQAFGEDWGRVLCFEKQEPVGSGCVAQVYKARANPAFLENNSIQRLAKASSLQPSSEAGELSGLRELFGHLGKGWRPQGSLADQSFLERLLLPKADPFESKAVVSQALMPARGPEPDHLIPVAVKVLHPGLLSQVQMDLLLMKMGSRVLALLPGIKWLSLPEIVEEFEKLMVQQIDLRYEARNLEHFQCNFLNVNSVKFPTPLRPFVTRDVLVETYEESVPVSSYQQAGIPGDLKRKIARLGINMLLKMIFVDNFVHADLHPGNILVQGADSLSKSQEAGLQQADVCDTLVVAVTPARCPLRLVLLDAGIVAELQAADLRNFRAVFMAVALGQGQRVAELILHHARASECRDVEGFKAEMATLVTQARKNTITLEKVKLESNFASIVFAIMVLEGLGRSLDPKLDILEAAKPFLLKGPAPSP; from the exons ATGGTGACCCCCTGGCGCTTGTTTGTCAGGGTCTGCTTGTCACACCTAAGGGGTTTTGAGCTCAGAAAGGAACTCGGCCTTCTAAGACCCTCTGGGTACTCTCGCAGTGCCAGACTCTGTTGGCTTGTGCTGGGCACTTTGCCCAAACTCATCTCAGCCTATGGGGACATTGGTGAGGGGGCTCCTGAGAGCTTGTTTCAGCAAAGGGCGAGTTGGAGTGAACTGGCTGAAAATGGGCCACTAGAGAGGGCCTCCCAGGAGTGGCGGCTGGGAGGCCTCCTCCTGCACCTCCGCATCTGGCTCCGGGCTGGGGCTCTCCTGGTGAAATTCTTCCCCCTCCTTCTGCTCTACCCTCTCACCTATCTGGCTCCCAGTGTCTCCAGCCTCTGGCTTCACCTGCTTCTGAAAGCCACTGAGACCTCAGGCCCAACGTACATCAAACTGGGCCAGTGGGCCAGCACCCGGAGAGATCTCTTCTCAGAGGCTTTCTGTGCCCAGTTCTCCAAGCTGCATGTCCGGGTGAACCCCCACCCTTGGACTCACACTGAACACTTCTTGCGGCAGGCATTTGGGGAGGACTGGGGGAGGGTCCTTTGCTTTGAGAAGCAGGAACCTGTGGGTTCAGGCTGTGTGGCCCAAGTATACAAAGCACGTGCCAATCCTGCCTTTCTGGAGAATAACAGCATCCAGAGACTTGCCAAGGCCTCCAGCCTGCAGCCTTCTTCAGAAGCTGGGGAACTCAGTGGGCTGAGAGAGCTCTTTGGACACCTGGGGAAGGGGTGGAGGCCTCAAGGAAGTCTTGCTGACCAGTCATTTCTTGAAAGGCTGCTCCTCCCTAAAGCCGACCCGTTTGAATCGAAGGCAGTTGTGTCTCAGGCTTTGATGCCTGCCCGTGGACCTGAGCCAGATCACCTCATCCCTGTGGCAGTGAAA GTGCTGCACCCTGGCTTGCTCTCTCAGGTGCAGATGGACCTGCTGCTGATGAAGATGGGCAGCCGAGTCCTTGCACTTTTGCCAGGAATCAAGTGGCTTAGCTTGCCTGAGATTGTGGAGGAATTTGAGAAGCTCATGGTCCAACAG ATCGACCTGCGTTATGAAGCTCGGAATCTAGAACATTTCCAGTGCAACTTCCTGAATGTGAATTCTGTCAAATTCCCTACCCCTCTGCGTCCCTTTGTCACCAGGGATGTCTTGGTGGAAACATATGAA GAGAGCGTGCCGGTGTCCAGTTACCAGCAGGCAGGGATTCCCGGTGACTTGAAAAGGAAGATCGCACGCCTGGGGATCAACATGCTCCTGAAGATG ATATTTGTGGACAACTTCGTCCATGCGGACCTTCACCCTGGGAACATCCTGGTCCAGGGCGCCGACAGTCTTTCCAAGAGCCAAGAGGCAGGGCTGCAGCAGGCAGACGTCTGCGACACGCTGGTGGTGGCCGTGACGCCTGCCCGGTGCCCACTGCGTCTGGTGCTGCTGGATGCCGGCATCGTGGCCGAGCTGCAGGCCGCCGACCTGAGGAACTTCCGGGCAGTTTTCATGGCCGTGGCGTTGGGGCAG GGCCAAAGAGTGGCCGAGCTCATCCTGCATCACGCCCGGGCCAGCGAGTGCAGGGACGTGGAGGGCTTCAAGGCCGAGATGGCCACGCTGGTGACCCAGGCCAGGAAGAACACCATCACCCTGGAAAAG GTAAAGCTTGAGAGCAACTTTGCTTCAATTGTGTTTGCCATCATGGTGTTGGAGGGGCTTGGCCGCTCACTGGACCCCAAACTGGACATCCTGGAGGCAGCAAAGCCCTTCCTTCTGAAAGGACCAGCGCCCTCCCCCTGA